CGGACCCCACCGTGCCGGTCGCGCGGGCGCTGCTCGACCAGACCAAGGTCGCCGGCTGGGGCAACCTGTGGGCAACGAGCTGTGCTTCCTGCGTGGCGTGAGCCCGTGGACCCCCGTCGGGGAGGTCGACGTCGCGGCGCTGGTGCGTCTCGGTGCCCGCGCCCTGCGTCACTCGGCCAGGTCGCCCGGCGCCTACCAGGTCACCACCGGCAACCGGCGGCGCGGCGAGCAGCACTACGTCGCCGGGCGCGCCCGGCGGCCGTGCCTGCGCTGCGGCACCGAGGTGCGCGTGGTCGACGCCGTCGACGGGGTCCCCGGCGCCCGCCGCACCTGGTGGTGCCCGCGGTGCCAGCCCGGCCCCGGTCCCGACGCCCGCTGAGGGCACCTCTCTCCACAGCCGTCGTACGACGGGGCGCGCGACCCGCGCGCGGGGGCCAGGCTGGCGGGCGTGTGGGACGCGCTGCTCGACCTGGCCGCGGGGTCGGTGTGCGTGGTGTGCACCCGGCCCGGGCGGGCGCTGTGCCGGCGCTGCCACCGGGCCCTCCCGGGCGCGGGGGCGCCGGCTCGGCCGACGCCCTGCCCGCCAGGGCTGGTGCCGGTGCACGCCACGGGCGACTACGACGGCGCGCTGCGGGCCCTGGTGCTCGCCCACAAGGAGCACGCCGTGCACGGCCTCGCGGTGCCGCTGGGGGACCTCCTGGCGGTGGCGGTGACGGCGGCGCTGCGGGCCGAGGTCGGGCGCGCCTGGCCCTACCCGCCCTCCCCGGCGGGGCCCGTCGTGCTCGTGCCGGTGCCGAGCCACCCGCGGGTCGTGCGCGAGCGGGGGCACGACCCCCTGCTGCGGCTGACCCGCCGCGCGGCGACCGCCCTGCGGCGCGACGGGGTGCCGGTGTCGGTCGCGAGACCGCTGCTCGTGGTCGGCCGGCCGCGCGACCAGGCGGGCCTGACCGCGCAGGAGCGGGCGGCCAACCTGGCCGGGCGCTTCGCGGCCAGGGCGGGCCCGGGCCCCGGCGACCCGGGGGCGGTCGTCCTCGTCGACGACGTGCTGACCACCGGCTGGACGCTCCGGTCGGCCCAGGCCGCCCTGGAGCAACGGGGGTGGGCCCCGGTGGCCGGCGCGACCGTCGCGGCCACCCGCCGTCACAGGAGACAGGTGGTCCCACCAGCCCCGGGAGTCCCGGACTTGGGGGTCCTGCTACCGCGATCACCACCGGGGCACTAGCGTCGTGACATGGAGTCCGCCCGGGTCCGTGGTTGCGTCGGGGGGACAGGCGCGAGCAGTGCCCCGCTCGGGGCCGTGCTCGCCCAGGCCTCCCGGCAAGCCGATGCCAGTCGCAGGCGAAACGGTCCACGTAAGCCCGGTGCCCCCGTCCGCGGGCGTGCCGGACGAT
This genomic window from Nocardioides marmoribigeumensis contains:
- a CDS encoding ComF family protein, whose product is MWDALLDLAAGSVCVVCTRPGRALCRRCHRALPGAGAPARPTPCPPGLVPVHATGDYDGALRALVLAHKEHAVHGLAVPLGDLLAVAVTAALRAEVGRAWPYPPSPAGPVVLVPVPSHPRVVRERGHDPLLRLTRRAATALRRDGVPVSVARPLLVVGRPRDQAGLTAQERAANLAGRFAARAGPGPGDPGAVVLVDDVLTTGWTLRSAQAALEQRGWAPVAGATVAATRRHRRQVVPPAPGVPDLGVLLPRSPPGH